A genomic segment from Nicotiana sylvestris chromosome 1, ASM39365v2, whole genome shotgun sequence encodes:
- the LOC138873597 gene encoding uncharacterized protein codes for MASDFMDRFRFNTENAPDVFYIQNLKKKPTETFHEYATRWRSEAAKVRPSLEDEQMNKCFVRAQDPQYYERQMLIESHEFSDIIKLGERIEEGIKIAIAEPIDQLYERLKAAGYITPIHAVTPASPSQWVNPNKSCAYHSGMKGHTIDECRSLKDKIQALIDNKIIVAKEPAPNVRNNLLLDHKGGGVHMIEIEDDWDPEGSIGLITEGDDPKKPIVTLNLIMVQIQPSGDAGVNMAVPLEFETTSSAKTPAPIEVEFVSPANAPIPFEVAVLPPKEHAPFGVMIATLISVVISTMTLFHTKAIPWDYTAEAKRKGKVRFEETVSAQGPDDLWRKIQAKKYSVIDQLNKTPSQIFILALLQNSEAHKNALVKVLSEAYVPNNIIGGERANMVGQVLESHKITFHEDELPPEGLGHNKALHITVQCEDYFITKILIDGGSSLNICPLVTLKKLGKGLHEIKDEAINVKAFDGSQRSTIEEISLCLQMGPTCITITYLDQSMTVMCNETTQQTNTDSEEDEIPEELFKEVENFENRPKSNLDKTKVVNLGDAENIWMDEEDAEKMTFITPWGIYCYKMMTFILKNAGDTYMRVMTTIFHDMIHKEIEVKAIQELPPPKNKKDVMSFLGRHNCISRFIAQSTVIYEPIVKMLKKDAATKWTDDCQKAFNRIKDYLSTPPILVPLEPGRPLLLYLAVLDGPFGCVLGQHDETWRKEQTIYYLKITGQALAGHLAENPVDGEYKPLKMYFPDEEVSFIGEDIAESYDG; via the exons atggcgtccgacttcatggacaggttcagatTCAACACCGAGAATGCTCCGGATGTGttttatattcagaatctaaagaagaaacctacagaaacatttcacgagtatgctactcgttggaggtccgaagctgctaaggtcagaccttcCTTAGAGGATGAACAAATGAACAAATGCTTTGttcgggctcaagacccgcagtattatgaacgacaaatgttgattgagagccatgaattttctgacattatcaagttgggtgaaaggattgaagagggaatcaaaatcg ccattgctgaacctattgaccagttgtacgaaagactcaaagctgctggttacatcACCCCTATCCATGCGGTAACCCCTGCGagcccttctcagtgggttaatccaaataaatcttgtgcataccattccggcatgaaaggacacaccattGACGAATGTCGCTCTTTGAAAGACAAAATCcaggctttgattgacaacaagattattgttgcaaaggaacccgctccaaatgtccgcaataacctgCTGctagaccacaagggtggaggcgttcacatgattgaaatagaggatgattgggatcccgaaggatcgatcggtttgatcacagaaggtgatgacccaaagaaaccaatagttactcttaaccTGATCATGGTCCAGATTCAGCCCTCTGGGGATGCTGGGGTAAATATGGCAGTACCATTGGAATTTGAAAcaacgtcatctgcaaagacaccagcgccaattgaggttgaattcgtgtctccagcaaatgcacctataccattcgaagttgcagttttaccacccaaggaacatgctccgttcggagtgatGATAGCCACGCTGATTTCAGTGGTGATCTCGACCATGACACTATTTcacacaaaggctataccatgggactatacagctgaggcaaagaggaaaggcaaggttaggttcgaggaaactgttTCCGCtcagg gtccagacgatctttggagaaagatacaggccaagaaatactcggtcatcgaccagttgaacaaaacaccatcGCAAATCttcatacttgctttgctacaaaattctgaggcacacaagaatgctttggtaaaggtgctgagtgaagcatacgtgccaaacAACATTATTGGCGGAGAAAGGGCTAACATGGTCggacaggtattggagagtcacaaaattacttttcatgaggatgagctaccgcctgaagggttggggcacaacaaagcactacacatcactgtgcaatgtgaGGATTACTTTATCACCAAGATCTTAATTGATGGCggttccagcctcaacatttgtccactggttaCACTCAAAAAATTGGGCAAAGGAttgcacgagataaaggacgaagctatcaacgtgaaagccttcgacggctcccaaagatccaccattgagGAGATTAGTctatgtttgcaaatggggccaacttg cattactattacctatcttgatcaATCGATGACTGTGAtgtgcaacgagacaacgcaacaaacgaacacagattcagaggaagatgaaataccaGAAGAGCTttttaaggaagttgagaattttgagaatagacctaagtccaacttggacaAGACCAAGGtcgttaacctgggagatgcagagaat atctggatggatgaagaagatgctgagaaaatgactttcattacaccatgggggatatactgttacaagatgatgacGTTTATATTAAAGAATGCAGGGGACACCTATATGAGggtcatgactaccattttccatgatatgatacacaaggagatagag gtcaaagctattcaagaattgccaccgccaaagaacaagaaggacgtgatgagtttcttggggagacatAACtgcatcagccggttcatagcacaatctacagttatctatgagccaatcgttaagatgttgaagaaggacgccgctaccaaatggactgatgactgccaaaaagctttcaaCAGAATCAAAGattacctatcaacaccacctaTCCTGGTCCCGCtagagccaggtagacctctattactctaccttgcagtattggatggacctttcggttgcgttctggggcagcatgacgaaACATGGAGGAAGGAGCagaccatctattacctca AAATCacgggacaggcactagcaggtcaccttgctgaaaaccccgtggacggagaatacaaacccctaaaaatgtattttcctgatgaagaggtatcattcataggagaagacattgcggaatcctatgacggttag
- the LOC138873602 gene encoding uncharacterized protein — MAIDMNIQEFLVIGDSNLLIHHVREEWGTKNSNILPYLHYVQELRKRLTKVEFQHVPRVQNEFADALVTLSSMIQYPDKNFIDPILVKVHDQPAYCAQVEEEADGKPWFHDIKEYLAKGAYLELANPTQKHTSEVIQFLSQRRNPV; from the coding sequence atggccattgacatgaacattcaagaatttctagtgatcggagattcaaaCCTACTTATACATCATGTCCGGGAAGAATGGGGAACCAAGAACTCCAacatactcccgtatctgcactatgtacaagaattgagaaagaggttaacaaaagtggaattccaacatgttcctagagttcagaatgagttcgccgatgcattggtgACCCTGTCGTCTATGATACAATATCCAGataaaaacttcattgatcctattctagtaaaggtccatgatcagccagcctaTTGTGCTcaggttgaagaagaagcagacggaaagccttggtttcatgatatcaaggaatacttggcgaaaGGAGCATACCtggaacttgcaaatcctacccagaagcacacttcggaggttatccaatttctttcacagcggaggaatcctgtatag